CACTGAAGTCCTCGCCTCGCACATCGACCAGGCGAGAGGTGGCAAACGACACAGGCTTTGATAGACGAAGCTTGGAGGCACCTCCAAGAGGACGGACTTCAAACCGACCTCCAATGAGCACGGGAAGCTGTGGCAACCGGTTGTTGTCCTTGATAAGCTGGAAAATCGACTCGATCGGGGTATCGTTGGCGTTATAGTAGGAAGGAGCGGACGAAGAGTTCACAGCGTATGTGGGAGTGGTGGAAGGCATGCCTGCGGgggcagcagcggcagcggGGGCGTTCGGAGTGAACGACGGTGCGCCAGGTGTGAATGGAGCCGTTGCTGCAGGGCTAAAGGAAGCGCCGCCGGGGTTGAAAGGTGCTGCTGCACCGGGGACAAATGCTTGGGGGCCCGCAggtgctcctcctccacctcctccactgcCAGCTCCGCCTGGAGTGAATGCCGCAGCACCAACGTTGAAACTAAATGATTTCGGTTTCCTTGCCTGGTTCTGCTGATGttgctgatgctgctgatgctgctgatgctgttgctgttcaAAGTCGTGTGGCGGCGGTGGCTGCATCATGTGTGGAAGCGGTCCTTGGCCGGGCTGTGGCGGTTGGCCAGCTTGCGGCTGTGACTGGTGGCCCATCATCTGGTGCATCTGCCCATCTGGATAGTAGTGCATGAAGGGCGCCTGGTTGAATCCCCCATAGTAGGGGGGGACGGGCATGTATCCGTTGGGGTGATACATCATTGGGGGGTAGCCCTGTTGTTGATAGGGTTGTGAGTTCACTGAGTTAGACGCATTTCGGTTTAGAGAAGGAGGGTATGTGCTGGCAAAAACATTGGGGTATGTGTGATGATGGAATTGGACACATTCAAGATATAATGGGAAAGCAATATCGGTGGCTTTCAATCATCAGCCATCCTCATGAGTCGACATATCGTCCAGATGAGACTGTGTGGTGGAGCTGTTGGGTCAGTTTCGACAGGCATCGACATGCCGACAAGGCAAGAAAGTAGCAACTCAAACAATCATTGATCATCATTCGATATCATGAATCCATCACATTATTGATTCACTCATTTGTGCGTGCCTGATTTGCTTCGTCTATTATGTGTGACTAATCCAAAATGCACCTGGCGCAACTGAGAGATCTGTAAGTGGAAAGCAACGATAGCCAACGACAGTAGACGATGAAAACGGTAATAATAACGATAGCCATGACTGGCCAGCTCTCATGGTGATGATACCTTAATGACATAACCACTGGTGAAGATTGATGAAGACATATTTGCCCATAGGTCGCTTACAACAAGACGAGCCTCCACACTGACACATCACGAAGCCCACCAACCTAGCAAATCACCATCGCGGCGAACCACCATGgtcgtcgtcatcaccGTTAGTGTCGTCCACCATTGCCAACGGGTTTATGTATGACTGTTTTGATCTGTGCCTGATCTGGATCACACCACCCACACAACACATCACCACGACATATCCCATAGATCATACACATACGGTGGCATGAATGTAGTGATCATCCATCGTAATGCCACGTTGTCGTCATTCCATCGTCCCACATAGCTCGTGTATCCACAGCAATCTCCCTCATCCCGCACTGTCCCACATGTCCCACATTCCGTCTCACATTCCATCACCCCGGTGATGTTGCTCCACCTGGAGTCCCCCACATACTGCTCAAACGAATACTCACTATTATACAATGCTGTTTGGGTGCGTCTATCGACAGATGAATGGATGGTCCGTTGTATTAGTGTCTCGGACGGCTGCTTTGGAGATAGTTGTTTGGATTGATTTCCAGTTGTTTGCGTATTGTCGTGTTTTTATGTCAGACTTGCTTTTTCGTGGTGCGGTTTTGAGTCTGTCAAAAAGAATATTCGGGGGCCCGGGTGGATCTATCACGTGGCCTCGTGTGTCGTGTCCGAAAAATGCCTTTGCTaggggaaaaaagagtGCTGTATACACAGAAAGGACGTGGATGAGAAATTGGAGCTTGCACTTCTTGGAGTAAAAAAAGGATTTTGGGCGACTTTTTGGATGCTCCCAAAACTTTATTTGGGTGGGGGAGTTAGTCAGCTATGGGCCGGGGAATGGGGCTATATATCGACGTTCCCAGTGTCCTAGAAGGGATTGGAATTTTGGGTTCGGATCGGGTCGTCATAAAGATGACTTTGAAGCAAAAAAATCCGCTAAATTCACCCTGGATCACCCTCAAATATACACACGTACACTTCTTTCCACAGGTTTCGTTGGGACGAAAAGAGCCAAATTCGAAATTTGGAgatattttatatttttgCCCGTGGACATTTGGGACCATGTGAACTAGCTAGGGAGAGCGCGGGAGCCAAAACACTTGTTGTAGACACGCGACTACGTTTCCTCCCTACAGatttggtgtttttttcgtttttttcGAGGTCTGCTGACTAAGAGATGGGGCAATGGTTCATGTCATATCTCAGTTGTGCTGGGTGAAAAATAAATGTCTTAAACTCAGACCGAACCTTCGCATGTTATATGGTGAACATGATTGCATTTTGATAACGGGTTGTAGTACGAGTTCTAGAGGACCATTTGGTATGTTGACAACTTGTCAGATGAAAACCAGGGACACAAACTGGTGTTAAATCCACCATGGTAATCTTCATGACTCTGTGATCGTTTCTATATGGTCGTCTTCTAGTTTCAGCCCACTTCAGCTCCTCCGAAAAAATATACATCTCCGATCGTCCGTAGTGGGCTGACAATGTGTCTGCCAGGACTACGGAGTTCGTGGAGGTGTTGAAACAGGTGTAAGAAGCCCTTTGGAGACGCACTATCTTGTTTAATGTGTTCATATCGTCCGTCGCGGTGAGTGTTGAGGATCTCGTAACATCTCGTCAAGAAGCACAGATAGCAGAACATGTAAAGAGTCTGGGGTCATCCTGAACGTGCTTGATCTACTGAGTAAGCCCCTTTAGTCACTCGTCGATATTCACCTCTGCCGGATGTCGTATTTGTTAGCGTCTACATGCACACTAATGTAAGGCACATTCGAACAGTGGGCGTGAGATGTCAGTGTACAATGGAACAGGGGAAGCAGGTATTTGATGGGCTATTACTATTGCCCATGTGTATAACGATGAATCATTTGACTGGGTATTCGGTGATACTGTATCCTTATCTTTGATTCACATTTCATTTTTCGGGTATGGGTGATAAAAGGGGTGTGTATGGCTGTCCAATTACTAAGAGAAGTTGTCAACCGTTTTTGAAGAGCTCAAAGAAAAACCCCAAAACATCTCAATGTCCACTTTTCAAGGTCCTGGTGGTACATGAACATTCACAATACTCGAAGCTACATAATTGGTTTATTGCACACCCTCACACCGTCACTTCCAAATGATATATCTACGGTACACTCCAAACATAAAATACGTAGAATACAGCAATAGAGAGAGCTCATAAACACAAGAGAGATACCCCTGGCATCGCCGACTTCCACTCAAGATCCTAATATTACCAACTGCTTCATTCTTGCTGACACtgcgagtacagtatgtactcgtactatgCAAACACTTCTCAGAAACGCCCCAGAGCAAGTCTACGAAGTAACAATTCTAGTGGCACAAAATATTTCCCCCGAACACTCTGTCATATCCTCGTTATTCATTATCGTACATCTATCACTGTCTGTCGATTACAACAGACTATcactgttgttgttgtttgcaCTGCTGGCGTTCCAGTTGATGTTGGAATTCATGTTACCAGagcttgtgtttgtggttgcgttgttgtttgtgttccaGTTCAAAGAGCCGCCCATGTTGTTGTTCATGTTGTTCATGTTGTTCATGGTGTTCATGCCCCCAGTGTTCATGCTACCCATGGTATTGTTGTTTCCCATTGGGTTGGAGTTCCAGTTGGAAGTAGTATTTGAGTTGGAGCTGTTCGTATTCCAGTTGATACTAGAACCAGTATTGGAATTGCTGTTACTGTTCCAGTTGATACCGCTGCCAGCGTTAGAAGTACCGCCAGAGCTTCCGCTGTTCCAGTTGATTCCCCCACCTGTAGATCCTGTGTTAATGTTGTAGTTGGCAGCAGGTTTACTGGCAGTCAGAGTCTGGGATTGAAGAGGCTGGGGCTGCAGAGGTTGCAGTGGTTGAGcctgaagaggaggaataGAAGGCTTTACAGATGACTGAAAGTTGCCAAAGCTATTATTAGAGGTGCTTGCACTGGCAAAGCTGCCAAAGTCGTCATTCTGCTTTTTGGGAGCCTGGAGAGCAGGAATCGAAGAGGGAATAGAAGGCTTGGGCGTGACGACAGGGACAGGGGTGACAAAGCTGGGTCCGTCGTCTAGCATGAAGTCGTTATTAGGCTTGCTAGGCTCCAGGGTCATACCTCCGATACCAGAAGACATGCCTCCAATACCCGCACTGAGGTCTTCCCTCGATGCCATGGGCACTTCGACGTTATTcgtcagcttcttcttctgctcagTTTCGACCTTGGTAGAGAACTGTTTGATCACAGTCATGAACTTCTCAAACTGAGCCACGGTGTACTTGGGACCCACGGCCATGGACCACAGCACTGGAATGACTTCGTTGGCAATGACATCCACATCAAGCATCTTGACAAGAGTCTCGTAGAGAGACAACATGGACATCATGACTCGAGGATCTCGAGACTTGACTGCCTTAAGCATGCCGAGCAATTTATCTGTGACACTGTGTTTATCCAGACCAGACACAacgagctccttgagagcatTGATAGCAGCAATTTTGACACCCAGCGAAGTGGTTTTGGTGAAGACTTCACCAATCTTAGGGAAAATCTTGTTTTTGATGATGGGAAAGTCCAGTTTCTCTAGAATATCCTTCTGGCACTTGAACAGCGCATTCTCCTGCACTTCGGGGGCGCCAGCGTTGTCGAACATGATAAAGAAGAAAGGCAGAATCGTCTTCTCGAtctccttggagttgaggtTCTTCAAAAAGATGTCCAGATCTTCCAGGACCACCTTTTGCACATCTGAGTTTTGTTGCAACTTCTCATTGTCGCTTAGAATCGGGAGAATAATCTTGCAAAAGTCCAGAGACGAGAGCTGAGCAGAGATGAGAAAGATGACATGCAGAAGCGACGCCATGATGGCCTCGCTGACGTGGCTCAGCGACGAGATCAGAatcttgagaatcttgttcttgagaatctcaAAGGGAAACTCGGGAATGATTTTGATGAACTGGGGAATGAAGGCTTCAATCTCTTCATCGGTCTTGCCGGAGAATTCGTCAATGAACTTCAACGACTTAAGAAGGAAAgagttgaagaagttggCTGAGAGAATAGCCTGAATAGGGTACCTATCGGTGGGGTACCGGGTCAAAAGCTTGGGGAGAATCTCAATCAAAGAAGCTGGAatcttggtggtgttgttgggCTTTCTCAAAAAAGAACCTAGGCTCTTGACGTCCTCTTCGTagttgttgtagttgttaTTCGAGTCAATAGGAGACTTGAAGTTGTACAAAGTGATGGCCAGACACGCCAGAGAAAAGACATCGGCCGAAAAATCGAGGTTCTTGTCGAGAACCAGCTCAGGTGCAGAGTAATCCAGATTGATCTGCACGAAACGAGGATACCTAGCGTCAAACTGCGGGATAAagaagtcacgtgattcagAACCCGCCACCTCGCATGCGTATCCACATCCTCCGAGCTTCCAGTCTCCGAGGGAGTCCACAAAGACCgtgttgaggttgaggttcATATGCACCATCTTGGCGTCTTCATGCATAAACTTGAGACCCTCAGAGACTTGCAGAAGACCCTTCTGAATCACAAGAGGTGACAACTCCGGAGGTATATGGTCACGTGTAGACctcgagtcacgtgacgcaTCAGCCTCGACCTTGGCTCGGATACAGGTCTCCACTCGTTCAGTGACAAAGCTGAGGGAGCTCTTTCCCTCGTAGAGAGGTTCCACGATCCGCAGGAAGTTTGGGTGTCGTAATCTGGCGAGATTGGTGGCTTCGTTTCGCAGTCTCGAATAAATTTCGTCACTTCCCTTGCTGTTTTTGAGTCCGTTTTTCGAGCAGAATGATTCAAACTTTTTCTTGTCAAAGGTGAACACAGACACGGGGTCGTTTGTGGTCCTTCGAGTGGCGTTGTGGACTGCCCAGGCTCCCGCGTGAAATGCGGGCTCCGAGGAGATGTTGTAGTTGGCTGAGTGGCCGGATTTGACTGAGTTAGCACGGACTTGGGGCGGAACGTGTGATATAAGTTCTTCGAGGTAGTATTTTCCGTCATCGAGACTCCTCCAATTGCTGCAAAACATACCAAGTATACCAAGGGGAGCTTCGCAGTCAATCTGGTAGAGACTTGGAGGAACAGATGGAAGTCACATGCGATATTTTGTATTTTGTAGGTGATGTTCATGTGGTCAACGATAGGTTGGGTTCCATTAGAAGTAGGTAGAGATATCAAGTAACATGATCTCACTTGAACCATCGCCAGATTCCCAATGAATGAACCTCACTCTCACTCTATAGTGATCTGGGCAAGACCGAACACCAACCCTTGACAGCTATATGCCAGGAAGAACACCTAACAAAGCACCAAGGACCGAGATCAGAAAATCATTGGCAGAAATCAAGTAAACCAAGGACAATTGGACACAGCAGCCAAGACCTCCGAACACCCTCTTACCTGCCCATCTGACAACAATGCTTGTAGTCCAAACCTACTATAGAGAACTGTGAACAGATGTAAAACTGGACCGAACCAAGTTTCACCCAGTTGACGTTCAAAAGAAAGCTCTGCCCAAAAATTCCATAACACTCTTAACTCCACCTCaacccacacacacacctcATACCAAGTACACCCTATCGCTGTTGGCGAACAGACCACCTTTCATTGCTCTCGCAACCCTTCACAGTGGATTCCCCTAGCCGCAGACAACTCCAACCTCCATAATTCACACTCACATCCCAGAAATCCCAGCATTTTGCAACTTTTGCAGCTTGAGGTCGTGCTAAACGGTTTGTGCAACTTCCAGCTTCCGTGTCACAGAATCCATGTCCATGGTGGCAGGGCTGCAGCACTAAACCTTATTGCTTGAATATGACAGATTATGAGAGATTGAAAATTGGACTGGTCTAACGAATGGgtcaatcacgtgataacTACCGAGGAACACCTTTTCCTCTTCTGTCGCAAACACCTCCATTTTCTACCCAAACCCTTATCAAACCAATCTCCCCGCGGATCGACCTAATCCGCTTACGTGGCGCCTCTTTGATGTTAGGGTTGCTTCCAGGACTCAAATGATGGGTGGGGTTAGGGcaacattttttttctcctcgCCCTCGCTCCTACTCTCCTACAGTACCCTCCCAGTAAATGCCACTACGAGTAGTGTTTCTAGGGTTAGGGCTTCTACGCGCACTCCCAAAGTGGACCATCATCACTAAAGGCTGTGCATGCATGGTTGCTGCCAGGGTCGTTTCAGGTCTACCGTACTTCGGGGATCCGTGCGCACACGGcggggtcacgtgacgcctACTGAGCGATTTTATCACGTGGCATCATTTGACCTCTGCATTTCTTTCGGCTGCGACATTCGAGTCTggatgtacttgtagcagcCACTTGCTCGGTttttctacttgtagtgcaACGGCTATTTTTAGTATGTTTTAAATCACGAGTTGGACATGTTATGTTTTTTAGGGTGTGAAAGAGGTCTAATATGGGAGTTGAGGATATCATTTTGTTCTCTGACACGCTCCGATATCGATTCCGCCTTTACATCTCGTGTACCATCAGTTTTGGCCCTGTTAACACTTCCCCTTCCCTTGTGACTTCTCCCAcgctccttgttctcctgTTGTCGTGTTTTAAACCTAGTTTTTCATTTCTGTTTCTCCCATCCCTTGATACTTTTTGACCCACACACTCTTGAACTCACACTACACACCCT
This genomic interval from Yarrowia lipolytica chromosome 1E, complete sequence contains the following:
- a CDS encoding uncharacterized protein (Compare to YALI0E08866g, similar to uniprot|Q7S698 Neurospora crassa NCU04755.1 hypothetical protein, similar to Saccharomyces cerevisiae SCY1 (YGL083W); ancestral locus Anc_6.191), whose translation is MFCSNWRSLDDGKYYLEELISHVPPQVRANSVKSGHSANYNISSEPAFHAGAWAVHNATRRTTNDPVSVFTFDKKKFESFCSKNGLKNSKGSDEIYSRLRNEATNLARLRHPNFLRIVEPLYEGKSSLSFVTERVETCIRAKVEADASRDSRSTRDHIPPELSPLVIQKGLLQVSEGLKFMHEDAKMVHMNLNLNTVFVDSLGDWKLGGCGYACEVAGSESRDFFIPQFDARYPRFVQINLDYSAPELVLDKNLDFSADVFSLACLAITLYNFKSPIDSNNNYNNYEEDVKSLGSFLRKPNNTTKIPASLIEILPKLLTRYPTDRYPIQAILSANFFNSFLLKSLKFIDEFSGKTDEEIEAFIPQFIKIIPEFPFEILKNKILKILISSLSHVSEAIMASLLHVIFLISAQLSSLDFCKIILPILSDNEKLQQNSDVQKVVLEDLDIFLKNLNSKEIEKTILPFFFIMFDNAGAPEVQENALFKCQKDILEKLDFPIIKNKIFPKIGEVFTKTTSLGVKIAAINALKELVVSGLDKHSVTDKLLGMLKAVKSRDPRVMMSMLSLYETLVKMLDVDVIANEVIPVLWSMAVGPKYTVAQFEKFMTVIKQFSTKVETEQKKKLTNNVEVPMASREDLSAGIGGMSSGIGGMTLEPSKPNNDFMLDDGPSFVTPVPVVTPKPSIPSSIPALQAPKKQNDDFGSFASASTSNNSFGNFQSSVKPSIPPLQAQPLQPLQPQPLQSQTLTASKPAANYNINTGSTGGGINWNSGSSGGTSNAGSGINWNSNSNSNTGSSINWNTNSSNSNTTSNWNSNPMGNNNTMGSMNTGGMNTMNNMNNMNNNMGGSLNWNTNNNATTNTSSGNMNSNINWNASSANNNNSDSLL